A genomic stretch from Rhodothermales bacterium includes:
- a CDS encoding cyclic nucleotide-binding domain-containing protein: MPSDSNRPMQEIETMRTRVDRLVDTLRSAYRRAVQPAEDQHSRETRKALRQVPLLAAFKRNELDILAEALHSREYKRDEYIYRERDPSLGLYFVEQGRVRLLVEEANGAMQDLRTVADYGIFGELAVLGDFRRLETAQAITETRVLGFFRPEMKYMMKQEPRVAALLLHALGNYVAAQHIAYNRAIAERDGRVHAMKLQDIAVMRSEARVMTQV, from the coding sequence ATGCCTTCTGACTCCAACCGACCTATGCAGGAAATCGAGACCATGCGCACGCGTGTCGATCGCCTGGTGGATACGCTCCGCTCCGCGTACCGACGTGCCGTGCAACCCGCGGAGGATCAGCACTCCCGTGAAACACGGAAGGCGCTGCGTCAGGTGCCGTTGCTTGCCGCGTTCAAGCGCAATGAACTGGACATTCTGGCCGAGGCGCTGCACAGCCGTGAGTACAAGCGGGACGAGTACATTTATCGTGAGCGTGATCCCAGCCTCGGGCTGTATTTCGTCGAGCAGGGCCGCGTGCGTCTGCTGGTCGAAGAGGCCAATGGCGCCATGCAGGATTTGCGCACCGTGGCCGATTACGGCATCTTCGGTGAACTGGCGGTCCTGGGCGATTTTCGCCGGCTCGAAACGGCCCAGGCGATCACGGAGACGCGCGTGCTGGGTTTCTTCCGGCCGGAGATGAAATACATGATGAAGCAGGAGCCCCGGGTGGCCGCCTTGCTGCTTCATGCGCTGGGGAATTATGTGGCCGCGCAGCATATCGCCTACAACCGGGCCATCGCCGAGCGCGATGGCCGCGTGCACGCCATGAAACTCCAGGATATCGCCGTGATGCGCAGCGAGGCGCGCGTCATGACCCAGGTCTGA